One genomic window of Candidatus Caccoplasma merdavium includes the following:
- the ligA gene encoding NAD-dependent DNA ligase LigA, whose amino-acid sequence MNETEFRIRQLRKELDEHNYNYYVLNAPTIDDREFDRLMAELQQLEEANPQYADPHSPTCRVGNDHNQAFTQVAHRYPMLSLSNTYTREEVAAFYERVSAALQEPFTIVGELKYDGTSISLTYEHGRLVQAVTRGDGVQGDDVTENVKTIRTIPLVLRGAGYPDRFEIRGEILMPWSVFEQLNAEREREEEPLFANPRNAASGTLKLQNSAIVASRHLDAYLYYLLGENLPSDDHLDNLHTAAGWGFKISEAMTRCHSLEEMYAFIDYWDVNRKNLPVATDGIVFKVASLRQQKYLGYTAKSPRWAIAYKFQAERAVTRLNSISYQVGRTGTITPVANLDPVQLSGTIVKRASLHNDDIIQALDLHIGDFVYVEKGGEIIPKITGVDTDARILVGEKVQFITHCPECGTPLVRYEGEAAWYCPNDESCPPQIKGRIEHFISRRAMNIDGLGSETVDLFYRLGMIHDVADLYTLRESDIASLDRQGDKSARNIIEAVAASREVPFERVLFALGIRFVGETVAKKLANAFGSIDKLAAATEEELMQVDEIGARIAGSVRAYFAHPTTANLIARLKAAGLQMELSAERLAHRTDRLQGATVVISGTFTHHSRDEYKNLIEQHGGKNTSSVSAKTTYLLAGENMGPAKLEKATKLGIKIISETEFLQLIGSEN is encoded by the coding sequence ATGAATGAGACAGAATTTCGCATACGGCAGTTGAGAAAAGAGTTGGACGAGCATAACTACAACTACTATGTGCTCAATGCTCCGACCATCGACGACCGGGAATTTGACCGCCTCATGGCCGAGTTGCAGCAACTCGAAGAGGCCAATCCCCAATATGCCGACCCACATTCTCCCACCTGCCGGGTGGGGAATGACCACAATCAGGCTTTCACACAGGTAGCTCACCGCTATCCGATGCTATCGTTGAGCAACACTTACACGCGTGAAGAGGTGGCCGCTTTCTACGAACGGGTGAGTGCGGCATTGCAGGAGCCCTTTACCATCGTCGGGGAGTTGAAATACGACGGCACGTCCATCTCGCTCACCTATGAGCACGGCCGGCTGGTGCAGGCCGTTACCCGGGGCGACGGCGTGCAAGGCGACGATGTGACCGAGAATGTCAAGACCATACGCACCATACCGCTCGTCCTGCGTGGAGCGGGTTACCCCGACCGTTTCGAGATTCGCGGCGAGATACTCATGCCTTGGTCGGTCTTTGAGCAACTGAATGCAGAGCGGGAACGCGAAGAGGAACCGCTCTTTGCCAATCCGCGCAATGCGGCATCGGGCACCCTCAAACTGCAAAATTCGGCGATTGTCGCCTCCCGGCACCTCGATGCCTATCTATATTATCTCTTGGGCGAAAATCTGCCCTCCGACGACCATCTCGACAATCTGCACACGGCCGCCGGTTGGGGATTTAAAATCTCCGAGGCCATGACCCGTTGTCATTCGCTCGAAGAGATGTATGCCTTTATCGACTATTGGGACGTAAACCGCAAAAATCTGCCGGTGGCGACCGACGGCATCGTTTTCAAAGTCGCTTCGTTGCGTCAGCAGAAATATCTCGGCTACACCGCCAAGTCGCCCCGCTGGGCCATTGCCTATAAGTTCCAGGCCGAGCGGGCGGTAACCCGGCTCAACTCCATCTCCTATCAGGTGGGGCGCACCGGAACCATCACCCCGGTGGCCAACCTCGACCCCGTGCAACTGTCGGGAACCATAGTGAAGCGGGCTTCGCTCCACAACGACGACATCATACAGGCGCTCGACCTGCACATCGGCGATTTTGTCTATGTGGAAAAGGGGGGCGAAATCATACCCAAGATAACCGGAGTCGACACCGATGCCCGCATCTTGGTGGGAGAGAAGGTGCAGTTTATCACCCATTGTCCCGAGTGTGGAACCCCCTTGGTGCGGTATGAGGGAGAAGCGGCTTGGTATTGCCCCAACGACGAATCCTGTCCCCCGCAAATAAAGGGCCGCATCGAGCACTTCATCAGTCGCCGAGCCATGAACATCGACGGCTTGGGAAGTGAAACGGTCGACCTCTTTTATCGTCTGGGAATGATACACGATGTCGCCGACCTCTATACCCTGCGCGAAAGCGACATCGCCTCGCTCGACCGCCAAGGCGACAAGTCGGCGCGCAACATCATCGAGGCGGTGGCGGCTTCGCGCGAGGTTCCCTTCGAACGCGTGCTCTTTGCCTTGGGCATACGGTTCGTGGGAGAGACCGTGGCAAAAAAACTGGCCAACGCATTCGGAAGCATCGACAAGTTGGCCGCTGCCACCGAAGAAGAGCTCATGCAAGTCGATGAGATAGGAGCGCGCATAGCCGGCAGTGTGAGAGCCTATTTTGCACACCCGACGACGGCGAATCTCATCGCGCGGCTGAAAGCCGCCGGTTTGCAGATGGAGCTGTCGGCCGAGCGCCTGGCCCATCGCACCGACCGTCTGCAAGGAGCTACGGTTGTCATCAGCGGCACCTTTACCCATCACTCCCGTGATGAATATAAAAATCTCATCGAGCAACACGGCGGGAAAAATACCTCTTCGGTCTCGGCCAAGACAACCTATCTCCTGGCCGGAGAGAATATGGGCCCCGCCAAACTCGAAAAGGCAACGAAGTTGGGTATAAAAATCATCTCCGAAACAGAGTTCCTGCAACTCATCGGTTCGGAAAATTAA